A region from the Pogoniulus pusillus isolate bPogPus1 chromosome 43, bPogPus1.pri, whole genome shotgun sequence genome encodes:
- the LOC135192695 gene encoding myosin-6, which translates to MAGLDETIAKLTKEKKALQEAHQQTLDDLQAEEDKVNTLTKAKVKLEQQTDDLEGSLEQEKKIRMDLERAKRKLEGDLKLSQENIMDLENDKQQLEEKLKKKEFEIHQQNSKIEDEQALALQLQKKLKELQARIEELEEELEAERTGRAKVEKLRSELSRELEEISERLEEAGGATSVQLELNKKREAEFQKMRRDLEEATLQHEATAAALRKKHADSVAELGEQLDNLQRVKQKLEKEKSELKLELDDLSANMEQLIKAKVGMEKVSRSMEDQAAEHRAKLEETQRVLNDTNTQRAKLQTENGELSRQLEEKEALISQLTRGKQSYTQQMEDLKRQLEEEMKAKNALAHALQSARHDCDLLREQYEEEVEAKAELQRSLSKANSEVAQWRTKYETDAIQRTEELEEAKKKLAQRLQEAEEAVEAVNAKCSSLEKTKHRLQNEIEDLMADVERSNAAAAALDKKQRNFDKVVAEWKQKFEESQTELEASQKEARGLSTELFKLKNAYEEALEHLETFKRENKNLQEEISDLTEQLGASHKTIHELEKVRKQLDAEKLELQAALEEAEASLEHEEGKILRAQLEFNQVKAEHERKLAEKEEEMEQAKRNHLRVVDSLQTSLDAETRSRNEALRLKKKMEGDLNEMEIQLGHANRAAAEAQKQVKSLQGLLKDTQLQLDDVVRASEELRENVAMVERRSSLLQAELQELRALLEQTERGRKLAEQELVEASERVQLLHSQNTSLINQKKKLEADICQLQAEVEEAVQECRNAEEKAKKAITDAAMMAEELKKEQDTSAHLERMKKNMEQTIKDLQLRLDEAEQLALKGGKKQLQKLEGRVRELETELEAEQKRNAESVKGLRKAERRVKELSYQTEEDKKNLLRLQELVDKLQMKVKAYKRQAEEAEEQANTNLAKFRKAQHELDEAEERADIAESQVNKLRARSRDIGAKKLHDEE; encoded by the exons atggctgggctggatgagaccaTTGCCAAGCTGACCAAGGAGAAGAAGGCTCTGCAGGAAGCTCACCAGCAGACACTGGATGACCTGCAGGCAGAAGAGGACAAAGTCAATACCTTGACCAAGGCCAAAGTCAAGCTGGAGCAGCAAACAGACGAT CTTGAAGGCTCCctggaacaggagaagaagatCAGGATGGACCTGGAACGGGCCAAGAGGAAGCTGGAAGGAGACTTGAAGCTGTCCCAGGAGAACATCATGGACCTGGAGAATGataagcagcagctggaggagaagctgaaaaa GAAAGAGTTTGAGATCCACCAGCAGAACAGCAAGATCGAGGATGAGCAGGCACTGgccctgcagctccagaagaagctgaaggagctgcag GCGCGCAtcgaggagctggaggaggagctggaggcagagcgcACAGGCAGGGCCAAGGTGGAGAAGCTGCGCTCGGAGCTGTCGCgggagctggaggagatcaGCGAgcggctggaggaggctgggggagccACCTcggtgcagctggagctgaacaAGAAGAGGGAGGCTGAGTTCCAGAAGAtgaggagggacctggaggaggCCACCCTGCAGCACGAGGCCACCGCCGCCGCCCTGCGCAAGAAGCACGCGGACAGCGTGGCCGAGCTGGGCGAGCAGCTGGACAACCTGCAGAGGGTCaagcagaagctggagaaggagaagagcgAACTCAAGCTGGAGCTGGACGACCTCAGCGCCAACATGGAGCAGCTGATCAAGGCCAAg GTGGGCATGGAGAAGGTCTCTCGCAGCATGGAGGACCAAGCCGCGGAGCACAGAGCCAAGCTGGAGGAGACCCAGAGAGTGCTCAACGACACCAACACGCAGAGGGCCAAGCTGCAGACCGAGAACG GGGAGCTGAGTcggcagctggaggagaaggaggctctGATCTCGCAGCTCACCAGGGGCAAGCAGTCCTACACCCAGCAGATGGAGGACCTGaagaggcagctggaggaggagatgaag GCCAAGAACGCCCTGGCCCATGCCCTGCAGTCTGCCAGGCATGACTGTGACCTGCTGCGGGAGCAGTacgaggaggaggtggaggccaAGGCCGAGCTCCAGCGCTCCCTCTCCAAGGCCAACTCCGAGGTGGCTCAGTGGAGGACCAAGTACGAGACCGATGCCATCCAGCGCAccgaggagctggaggaggccaA GAAGAAGCTggcccagaggctgcaggaggctgaggaggctgtggaggctgtgaatgccaaatgctcctccctggagaagaccaagcacaggctgcagaacgagatcgaggacCTGATGGCAGACGTGGAGAGGTCcaacgctgctgctgctgccctggacaAGAAGCAGAGGAACTTCGACAAG GTGGTGGCCGAGTGGAAGCAGAAGTTCGAGGAGTCGCAGACGGAGCTGGAGGCGTCGCAGAAGGAGGCCAGGGGCCTGAGCACGGAGCTCTTCAAGCTGAAGAACGCCTACGAGGAGGCCCTGGAGcacctggagaccttcaagaggGAGAACAAGAACCTGCAGG AGGAGATCTCAGACCTGACGGAGCAGCTGGGGGCCAGCCACAAGACCATCCACGAGCTGGAGAAGGTTCGCAAGCAGCTGGACGCCgagaagctggagctgcaggcggcgctggaggaggctgag gcctccctggagcacGAGGAAGGGAAGATCCTGAGGGCCCAGCTGGAGTTCAACCAGGTGAAGGCAGAGCACGAGCGGAAGCTGgcggagaaggaggaggagatggagcaggCCAAGCGCAACCACCTGCGGGTGGTGGACTCCCTGCAGACCTCCCTGGACGCCGAGACCAGGAGCCGCAACGAGGCCCTGAGGCTGaagaagaagatggaaggggACCTGAACGAGATGGAGATCCAGCTGGGGCACGCCAACCGCGCCGCCGCCGAGGCCCAGAAGCAGGTCAAGAGCCTGCAGGGGCTGCTCAAG GACacgcagctgcagctggacgaTGTGGTGCGGGCGAGCGAGGAGCTGCGGGAGAACGTGGCCATGGTGGAGcgcaggagcagcctgctgcaggcggagctgcaggagctgcgggCGCTGCTGGAGCAGACGGAGCGCGGCAGGAAGCTGGcggagcaggagctggtggaggccaGCGAGAGggtgcagctcctgcactccCAG AACACCAGCCTCATCAACCAGAAGAAGAAGCTGGAGGCTGacatctgccagctgcaggcagaggtggaggaggcagtGCAGGAGTGCAGGAACGCCGAGGAGAAGGCCAAGAAAGCCATCACGGAC GCTGCCATgatggcagaggagctgaagaaggagCAGGACACCAGCGCCCACCTGGAGAGGATGAAGAAGAACATGGAGCAGACCATCAAGGacctgcagctgaggctggacGAGGCCGAGCAGCTGGCACTCAAGGGGGgcaagaagcagctgcagaagctggagggcagggtgagggagctggagacgGAGCTGGAGGCCGAGCAGAAGCGCAACGCCGAGAGCGTGAAAGGGCTGCGCAAGGCCGAGCGGAGGGTCAAGGAGCTCAGCTACcag ACAGAGGAGGACAAGAagaacctgctgaggctgcaggagctggtggaCAAGCTGCAGATGAAGGTCAAGGCCTacaagaggcaggcagaggaggcg